The following are from one region of the Aspergillus chevalieri M1 DNA, chromosome 1, nearly complete sequence genome:
- a CDS encoding uncharacterized protein (COG:S;~EggNog:ENOG410PMEW;~InterPro:IPR040410;~TransMembrane:9 (o12-32i53-73o79-97i104-121o127-150i171-195o207-227i234-252o272-298i)) — MYVPNSLWTWSFAIVTLVQTIITLALECYVFANFQLQLKPEADGVTASKAIPTFLALYCFGFIYELVLVYDALRMKNTIQIIGLCVCNIGLLIYGAVQVQQIKEAVNNVLVVNQVISPLVWPETEPFLIIIPCVVAMGTALMLIVAWKLYDEFAWSIYKHISADLRMKRRYLTYQIYIALLKFDFFFFLGFTVQFMVIVTGRQDSEFALTLAAIPVTILILVCAAIFVRRESTVGMIITILLYFAAMAYFLFKLVRMYQPYFFKEYLPARRSLTFFAIITLVLIVMTIINACLCTANFHKGLKPHINKKKTREEEKTTELSSNVAGQMPTRMMID; from the exons ATGTATGTTCCAAATTCGCTCTGGACGTGGTCCTTCGCCATCGTCACGCTCGTTCAGACTATCATCACCTTGGCTCTTGAGTG TTATGTCTTCGCCAACTTTCAACTTCAACTCAAACCAGAAGCCGACGGTGTCACCGCATCCAAAGCTATTCCGACGTTCTTGGCCCTGTATTGCTTCGGGTTCATCTACGAGCTGGTTCTCGTGTACGATGCACTGCGCATGAAGAATACCATTCAAATCATCGGGTTATGCGTTTGCAATATTGGTCTCTTGATCTATGGCGCTGTCCAAGTCCAGCAGATCAAAGAAGCAGTTAACaacgtcctcgtcgtcaacCAGGTCATCAGCCCACTGGTATGGCCGGAAACAGAACCGTTCCTCATCATTATCCCATGTGTCGTGGCTATGGGGACTGCTTTGATGCTCATCGTTGCGTGGAAACTGTACGATGAGTTCGCGTGGTCTATCTACAAGCATATCAGCGCCGACCTGCGGATGAAGCGTCGGTATCTTACATACCAG ATCTACATCGCGTTGCTCAAATTcgactttttcttcttcctcggttTTACGGTCCAATTTATGGTCATCGTGACAGGCAGACAGGATTCCGAGTTTGCCCTCACGTTGGCAGCTATTCCCGTGACGATATTGATTCTGGTGTGCGCGGCGATTTTTGTTCGAAGAGAGAGCACTGTGGGGATGATAATCACCATT CTCCTTTACTTTGCTGCCATGGCATACTTCCTATTCAAGCTCGTCCGAATGTACCAGCCCTACTTCTTTAAGGAATACCTCCCCGCTCGGCGATCTCTCACGTTCTTCGCCATCATCACCCTCGTTCTGATCGTGATGACCATCATCAATGCTTGCTTGTGCACGGCCAATTTCCATAAGGGCTTGAAGCCTCACATCAACAAAAAGAAGACTcgcgaagaagagaaaacgACCGAGCTGTCCAGCAATGTCGCCGGTCAAATGCCTACGCGAATGATGATTGATTAA